In the Sinorhizobium arboris LMG 14919 genome, one interval contains:
- a CDS encoding glycerophosphodiester phosphodiesterase family protein, which produces MKKIAAIALVVVAIVWLLNTSLLAPPPSGNAKILAHRGIHQVFDSKGLDNETCTAERIEAPRHSYLENTIDSMRAAMEMGADVVELDVHLTPDRQFAVFHDWTLDCRTDGRGVTEETPMSELKTLDIGYGYTADGGKSFPFRGQGAGQMPTLTEVFKALPEGRFLINFKSERREEGATLAVLLRFHPEWRKQVFGVYGGTAPTQETLRLVPGLRGYDRQSTRACLGRYAAYGWTGIVPDACRDTLIMVSSNYAPFLWGWPDRFAARMQAAGSEIILLGPYSGGDFTSGIDSADDLASVPEGFAGYVWTNRAETIAPLLGKRPAAATDQANRQ; this is translated from the coding sequence ATGAAGAAGATCGCCGCGATTGCGCTTGTCGTCGTCGCCATCGTCTGGCTTCTCAATACGTCGCTTTTGGCGCCGCCTCCCTCCGGCAATGCAAAGATCCTCGCCCATCGCGGCATCCACCAGGTTTTCGACTCGAAAGGTCTCGACAATGAGACCTGCACCGCCGAGCGCATCGAAGCCCCGCGTCACAGCTATCTCGAAAACACCATCGACTCGATGCGCGCGGCGATGGAGATGGGCGCCGACGTCGTCGAGCTCGATGTCCATCTGACGCCCGACAGACAGTTCGCCGTTTTTCACGACTGGACGCTCGACTGCCGGACGGATGGGAGAGGCGTGACCGAAGAAACGCCGATGTCCGAGCTGAAGACGCTGGACATCGGCTATGGCTATACGGCCGACGGCGGCAAGTCCTTCCCGTTCCGCGGCCAGGGGGCCGGCCAGATGCCGACGCTGACGGAGGTCTTCAAGGCCCTGCCTGAGGGCCGCTTCCTGATCAATTTCAAGAGCGAGCGGCGGGAGGAAGGCGCTACCCTGGCCGTGCTCCTCCGGTTTCATCCGGAGTGGCGCAAACAGGTATTCGGCGTCTATGGCGGCACTGCACCGACGCAGGAAACACTCCGGCTGGTTCCGGGGCTTAGAGGCTATGATCGACAGTCCACGCGCGCCTGCCTTGGCCGATATGCCGCCTATGGCTGGACCGGCATCGTACCGGACGCCTGCCGCGACACGCTGATCATGGTTTCCAGCAATTACGCACCATTTCTGTGGGGATGGCCCGACCGGTTCGCGGCCCGCATGCAGGCCGCCGGCAGCGAAATCATCCTGCTTGGCCCTTATAGCGGCGGCGATTTCACCTCGGGCATCGACAGCGCCGATGATCTCGCCTCCGTTCCCGAGGGCTTTGCCGGCTATGTCTGGACCAACAGGGCGGAAACAATCGCCCCCCTTCTCGGCAAGCGTCCCGCGGCAGCGACCGATCAGGCTAATCGCCAGTAG
- a CDS encoding ArsR/SmtB family transcription factor, producing MDAHDTIAAFAALAQPTRLDAFRFLVKHEPDGLPAGEVARLLNVPHNTMSTHLAQLQRAGLVTTRRQSRSIIYRADLDGLRRVVSFLLKDCCAGHPDVCAPLVADLAPCCSPREESRA from the coding sequence ATGGACGCACACGACACCATCGCGGCCTTCGCCGCTCTCGCCCAGCCGACGCGGCTCGACGCGTTCCGATTCCTGGTCAAGCATGAACCGGACGGACTCCCGGCAGGCGAGGTCGCGCGGCTTCTGAACGTTCCACACAACACCATGTCGACCCATCTCGCGCAGCTGCAGCGCGCGGGACTGGTGACCACTCGGCGGCAGAGCCGGTCGATCATCTACCGCGCCGACCTCGATGGATTGCGCCGCGTCGTGAGCTTTCTGCTCAAGGATTGCTGTGCCGGCCACCCGGACGTTTGCGCGCCGCTCGTCGCAGATCTCGCACCCTGCTGTTCGCCAAGGGAGGAAAGCCGTGCCTGA